TGTATTTCCTTTACATGTTGCCGGATGATAGGATTGAATCCGGCATTGTGGCATTTTGAAAGGATGTCATCATGCCAACTTGGCCAAATTTCTCGTTCTACTAGAATAAATTGTTCCTTGCTTAAATCTTTCATTGATATAGAAGAACGTTGTGCCAATGGGTGCGACTCTGGTATGACAGCAACACATGTCTCTTGATGAACTGACATAAAGGATATAGACGAATCCGCAATAAATGGTCTTACAAATCCGATGCCGATCTCCTTGCTATGAAATGCTTCGATTTGTCTTGGTGTCGGCATTTCGCGCAGTAATTCTTTTATAGGTTGGGTTAGGAGTGAGTATATTTACCCTGTATCTAATTAAAACTGAAAAAGAACCTTGACTTAAAAAATAAGAGTGGCAGCGAAAAGTTTTCTCTGCTTCCACTCTTTTCCTTAATAAAAATGTAACTAAACGATAGTTATTAATACATTATAAAACCGGGGATGCAATTTTTTTACCTTGTGCACCCGCCACTTTATTAAATGAAATTCTTATTATCTTGATTTAATCTAATGAACCTTTCAGCTCACTAAATTAATTGGAAGTCAGTTAAATAAGAACTCAATAATTTTAACTTCTAGTTAGAGAATCATCATTTTTTTAAAGTGATGTCTCTTTTTTTTTTTGCTTAAAATTGCTTGGCGCTTGATTTTTAAGTTATATAAAAGTGGATTTTGACTTAGAGTTTACTCTATATCAATTACTTTAAATGAAATAATATTTTGAATTTTCGTTAAAAGAATTGTTTTATTCCGTTTTTTTTAAAAGGGTTTACAAAAACTCATCCATCTGATACATTGTTTTCATACAAGTTTAAAAATTTGTTTTCCAAATTAAAGAGCGAACATGGGAGGTAATACTAATGAAAGCAACTGGTTACGAATTAAAACCTAAGGTACAAGAGTTCTTGGAAGGGAATATAGGTCTCTACATTAATGGAGAATACGTACAAGCGGTCAATGGGAAAACATTTGATGTTATTGATCCTGCAACTGAAGAAGCAATTGCCGAAGTTAGTGAAGCACAAACGGAGGATGTTGATAATGCCGTGAGAGCTGCAAGAAGAGCCTTTGATGATGGTGAATGGTCAAAAATGAAAGCGTTTCAACGATCGCGTCTCATCTACAAGTTCGCAGATCTTCTGGAAGAAAACCGTGAAGAGCTTGCACAACTAGAGGCCCTTGATAACGGTAAACCATATAAAGTTGCATTAACAGATGATGTTGATGGATCAATCGAACACTTCAGATACTATTCGGGTTTCGCAACCAAAATACAAGGAAAAACAACACAAGTATCGCCAGAATATTTGAATTATACTGAGCACGAACCTGTTGGGGTTGTAGGCCAAATTATTCCATGGAATTTCCCTCTTTTGATGGCTGCTTGGAAGCTTGGATCTGCTCTAGCTGTTGGCTGTACAGTTGTGATTAAACCTGCAAGTGAAACACCGCTTTCACTACTTTATGTAGCTAAACTTTTCCAAGAAGCTGGTTTTCCTGACGGTGTGGTCAACATCATTCCAGGATCGGGTCGAGAAGCTGGTGAAGCTATTGTTACTCATAATTTAGTTGACAAAGTGTCTTTCACTGGATCCACAGCTGTTGGAAAAAAGGTGATGAAAAAATCTGCAGATCAAATCAAAAACATTACTCTCGAGTTAGGTGGTAAGTCACCAACAATTATTTTAGAAGACGCAAACATAACAGAAGCTATAGAAGGGGCATTTAACGGTACGATGTATAACCATGGCCAGAATTGTAGTGCCTGTACACGAGTTTATGTTCACCGAAAACATTATAATCAAGTAGTTCAAGCATTGACAGAACATGTAAGCATGGTGAAATTAGGTGCAGGAATGGACTCAGAAACAGACATGGGGCCACTTGTTTCAGAAAAACAAAAACAAACTGTTCTTGGCTATATCGAGCAAGGAAAAAAAGAAGGTGCTCGTCTTGTAGCGGGAGGCGAAAAAGTATTTAATAAAGGGTACTTTGTCAAACCAACAATTTTTGCGGATGTAGAAGATGACATGACTATTGCACGAGAAGAAATCTTTGGTCCAGTAATGTCGGTTTTCGTTTTTGATACCGTAGAAGAAGTTATTGAAAGAGCAAACGATAGCAATTATGGCTTAGCAGCTAGTATTTGGACAGAAAATATAAAAACCGGCCACTATATTGCCCGTAAACTACAAGCAGGGACCGTTTGGATTAATGATG
This DNA window, taken from Alteribacillus bidgolensis, encodes the following:
- a CDS encoding LysR family substrate-binding domain-containing protein, encoding MPTPRQIEAFHSKEIGIGFVRPFIADSSISFMSVHQETCVAVIPESHPLAQRSSISMKDLSKEQFILVEREIWPSWHDDILSKCHNAGFNPIIRQHVKEIQTVIGLVASGLGGSIVPKPTAEFHLWDVSYLTIYQDSPHIEMNLSWRSDNNSILVKQFLDSAAQINYWTVKK
- a CDS encoding aldehyde dehydrogenase family protein — its product is MKATGYELKPKVQEFLEGNIGLYINGEYVQAVNGKTFDVIDPATEEAIAEVSEAQTEDVDNAVRAARRAFDDGEWSKMKAFQRSRLIYKFADLLEENREELAQLEALDNGKPYKVALTDDVDGSIEHFRYYSGFATKIQGKTTQVSPEYLNYTEHEPVGVVGQIIPWNFPLLMAAWKLGSALAVGCTVVIKPASETPLSLLYVAKLFQEAGFPDGVVNIIPGSGREAGEAIVTHNLVDKVSFTGSTAVGKKVMKKSADQIKNITLELGGKSPTIILEDANITEAIEGAFNGTMYNHGQNCSACTRVYVHRKHYNQVVQALTEHVSMVKLGAGMDSETDMGPLVSEKQKQTVLGYIEQGKKEGARLVAGGEKVFNKGYFVKPTIFADVEDDMTIAREEIFGPVMSVFVFDTVEEVIERANDSNYGLAASIWTENIKTGHYIARKLQAGTVWINDVGLEWESMPFGGYKQSGIGREMGGEYGLENYTEVKSVYVNIKQ